The DNA segment TAACCTCGATTCCACCGTAGGATCCTTCAAGTCTATTCTTGTACAGCACGCAAACATTCCTGCTGAAAATCAGAGATTGATCTATAAAGGCCGCATCTTAAAAGACGAGCAAACTCTCGAAAGTTACGGTACGTTaattattcactttttttttctttggttttcgaTAGTAAAGATGATCAACTGCTGGTGCGTAATTAATCAGTTCACTAATTAGATAATTACAGGGAAATCTCTTGATAAATGATAAACATCAGTAATTAATAATCTGGTAAAAATGGTAATTGACCTGCTACCACCTGTTAAAATTGTCTGATAATATATAAAAAACTTAAATCCAATTAATATATTGATTTTAAGTTATATGCACTGATAATTTTTTACACTTCTGTACTTGCCATTTATTTTAGGTTAGTTATTAATGCTATTAAATAGTGTTACCTGCAAATACTTTCTAACTGACCTTATTGTGTAAATAGCTTTTTACACCGTAAGTGCGAAGAACTTTAATTCTTAACATATTTGGAATTTGTATTGAAATATGGTGTAACAAACTTGGTACTACCCATATGCAATTCCACAATAGTAACAATTCAGAATTCAAATGGAGATGACAGAATTAGCACTCAGCGATTTAGTACTCCATGTATACTGATCAGTAAACTGGAATTACAGCTCAAATAGAAAGAAGAATATATAATGAAAGTGCAGAAAATAGAACTAAGAAGCAAACTCAATCTAAGAACATCACTCGAACATCAGCATTAATTCGACCGACGAACTCCACCGTTATGTAGAAGAAGAGAATTAGCTATGACTATCAGCTAGGAGCGATGAAAACTTGAAGAAGATGATGGTGTACACTTGAATAGAGAAGAGGAATTGTAGAGGAAATGCAGACAGAGAAGGAGACGAACAAGAAAATAGAgcgatagagagagagagagatgttcCAAATTGCCTCTCACAAAATTTCAATGTTTTTATACGAGGGATGTGGTCTAATCCCGCAATTGCGTTGACAACGTCAAACCGTGTCCTCTAATTAGAACAAAACAATCGTCTCAATATATATTGGATAGTATCCAAGTCGAATCCGCAAGGAGCAATTTTGATTGTAGTTAAGCCTAAGTCTAATTACTATGGCCTTATACGATGCCAATTATCTTTCTTAAGCTGGATTTTGTTAATCTAAATACAATTAAGTTAGCAACTAATGAGCGAATGGAAAGAGTGAGTTACTTCAAGTAAAGGAAGCCTAGGATTGTTCACCACCTCTATGTGCCTAATTAATGGGATTTTTGCCGATTTAGCTTACTTAATTGGGTAGTTATTATGGTCTACTATAATTACCCACTGGTATATCCCGATAATTAATGGGCCTACTCCCAATTGCTATTCCTAGCTGTCAGAAGTGCATTAATAACTGAATATAGTATATAGGGGATGAGGTTAGCAATTCCCCGCAATCTCTATTGATCAAACACTCTAATTCCTTGAGTAATTAGATCAACCCAAGCTTAAATCTACTTTCCTAAGCAAGACCCAGCTAACAGGGAATGATTTAGTGTAGGTATCCACTTAATTTAGCCAAATGAACACATATTCAAGTAGATAATAATAAACCCAATCTAGATAAAGCAAGTAATCAACTACCCATCAGTTAAACAACATAAATTTGGTTGACAACCCTAGAGAttagtctagctactcataattaaagcaATGAAACATAAACTAAGATAGGATTCATAATGGGTAACAAGAGGTGGTTAAAATTGGACTTGGGAGACAATCTTGGTGGATTCCTCCAATAGCCCTCATCTCCATGATCTGGAATTTGCATTTACTCTACCGAACACATACCCAACGCTTCCTTTCACCTTCAGCTGAAGGTCCCTTTCCATGGAAGACAAAGAGCCTGAATGGAGAGCACCCTAGGGCGATGTGCGTAATAGAGAATGTGAATTTTGTAACCAACACATAAATTGGCTAGTAACTTCTTATTTAGCAGCTTATCAGAAGAGCTATTCACTTTTCCCACACGTCGTGAAGCAAAGGCATTACAAGTGTAAATGGTTGGGTGTACTTCCCTTTTCAACACCTCTTACGGAATATAAGGAGTCTCCTTAGAATCAGAATTCCTTAACCTTCCCCTATCGTCAGTCCCATCATCCTTACGCTCAATTTTTCCTAACTTCTATTGCAAAGCTCTTGATTTTTCCATTTCTGTTTGCTAAGTAAGATAGCTCCGTGTGGTCTGGAGTTGTTCCAGCATGCTTTTTCAGTACTACCACCTTATTCTTTAGGAAAACCTATTACCTCTTGTTTGATCTCAACCATGTCAGGTGTACCTTGCCATAAGAGAAAAGGCCCTTACTACTTTCATTTCCTGATGCAATAGCAATATTGCCAAAATATCTCTATGGATTGAAGCAATAGAATCCTCTGCCACATACACGTTTACATCAGCCCAAGCAGTCAAACCATGTGAAAGTTCGGCACCAGTAGGCACATTTTCATCAACTACGCTGTCATTGCACAATTTCCAGCATTTGTAGACTGTAGTATGCTGACTAGGCTTATGAATGGGCTGAGAATGCAGCTGGGAGGTAGAAGTTTTCAAGATCGCTTTGCTCCTTTTTAGGTAAGCCTCAATAGTCTTTCTTGCGACCTTGCCTGCTCAACTGCTTGGTCAAAGTGGTTCGTCGAAATACCTGATAGccatcttaatttcttctttgaaTCCACCTGTGAATCTTGAAAGGAAGTAGGCATCATTGAGTGTTGGAGTGCGGATATCATCTGTGCTCCAAGGCCTTCAAATTTCTCAAGCTACTCTTCAACAGATCCCTTTTGAACCAACCTGTTCAACTCTTCTTCAAGGTTTTATTGTGTGTGATGGATGATCCTCTCTCCCTACATTGGGTTTCATTTCTAAACCTGTCATCTAAGACATATCAAGAATGTAGAGATTAGAGAATTCGCCCCCAATGCCTCGGTCTTCGATTTGATTTCCAACTTCTCTGCAGTCTCCACTTATTTTTGCACTGTACAGTTGCAACGGATATGTGGAATATGCTTTATTCTGTTTTAGAATTAGCTGGGTTATACCATACAACATCAAGTTTTTGAGAGTTGGAGCAGCTGCAAAGTTGACAGTACCATCAGGAAAATCTGGAAGTTTGGTGTTTTATGGAGCATATGGAATGAATGGAATAGAAGATGTTTTGATGGACTATCAACTCCTTGCCACTCTTCAAGGCGGAATGCCGCTTGTACCTATATAGTTGGGCCAATGTATCCCCTGTAGATTCCCCTGATAACTTTTTGAACTTTTAGCTCCTTGGTCTTAAGATAGCCTTTTTGTGATGGAACTAACAGGtcttttgctttttgcttttattttcgaACTgttttgcatcttcttgatgccattATTGAAGCCAATTACttcattaaaaaaagaaaaattcaaactACAAAGGGACTAAAAAGGGTAGCTTAATTGGAAAGCTCCCTCCACCTCCGACCTTGAGGTTGGGAGTTCGAGTCATTCATCAAGGGAGCAAAACGGAGAAGGCCACTTTTGACCTCTAGGGAAGAGGGATTGGTAGGTTTAGGTTACCatatcaacaaaaaaaaacaaaggtaaTTGAACTGAAAGAGAAATAAACAGTAATGAAAATTGAACTTTGAACAACTAGATGAAGCTTGCGGATCTGTAAAAATTAGAAGAATTGAGAAGAGGAGAAAGGAAATCAGAAGAATGGTGTGAAGGATTGGAAAAATATTGGAATTTTGTGTTATGTCTTTTTCTATCCTTCAGCTAGATTGTTATACTTATTACCCTTATATCACCGTTCAAGTCCATTAATCCAAAGCTAATCCTCACTGTCCATGTCTCCCTTTGTTTTAGTCAAATTTCCCGAACTTCTTAGTTGATCTCGGTAAAAGAGCAGCCCGGTGCACAAGGCATCCCGCGTTTGCGCAAGGTTCGGGGAAGGGCCGTACCCTATGGGCATATACATTTCTTCGGATAGGGGATTGATAACTTGCGATTTTGATTTGGTTATGAActcttgtatttttatttttttgaaaaagaaatgaaCGTATTGTAATTATGAACCCTTGTATTTAACTATTGAGTATTAGAGTGAAATCAACAAATGGAGGAGTGGAATAGATATTGAGGATTAAGCTGGCCGCCCCTAACTAGCTTGGAATAGAGGCGTAGTAGTAGTAGTTGCTCCTTTGATATTTTGTTTTAGGTTATAATATGTAATCTTTACTTATTATTATGCTTGTAATGGGACTGCTAATTCTTTTAATATCTGATAATTGGAATTGGGGCTTATCTGCTGAAGGTGAGCAAAGATGAAGAAAATGAGCTTTATTGGCTTCAATATATGTGGCAAATTGTATTGTTTGCTAATATCCTTGTGGTATCTACTTTTAAACAACGTGAGTCTTTTCTTGATAAAAAGAACATGGGCATTGTTTACTTGATAACGTGTTACCAGACAGTGAAAGAGAGGTGCTGCTTGGGAGGAGTGATTAATAATTTGTTCAATGCGCAAGAATGTGTGCACGAACTGTTTGCCATATTAGAGGGGTAGTCCTAGTTTTGAAAATCAGTTGATTGGAAGTTCTAGACTGATGTTGGATTGTGGACATACTAATGCTGAACATGCTGACATGGAAGATGGAGTACTATATTGTTTGACTTGACTTAGTGACAGCAAGTTAGAAACTGAATAGTAGGATGTCTACACTGCTGTAGCCTCAAGTGTCTGACAGATTGAGGGGATAACTAAAAAGTTCTGAAGTAATTGCTTTGACTTGTGGGAAGCTATTGTTAAACTATACTGTATTAGTAGACCATTTATAACTAAAAAGTGTCTTACTCGGTCTTTCAGGAATTCAAAATGTTATTATATATTTGTCTGAAAAAGAAGGATCTGTGTTTATTACATTTTTTGCATAGAAGATAAAACTCAAAACCATTCATTTGGTAACTTTTTCCAAGAAAGTGCCAAAAATTGTAAATTCTAAGAGACATAAGGTCTTTTCTGTTACATTACTATGTTCATTCTATCATAACGTTTGACTTTGTACAAGTTTTGATTGGAAAAACGGATTATTATATAGAGGAAAGATGTGATGCCAGTGgaattttttggtttatttttattaGAATTGAAAAACTGTGATACGAGATGGGTGAAAAGTGTGGCTTGTGCAACTTTTTGTTGAATGTATTGTGTGATTCCACATTCCTGGGCATACTCAGTTTGGTATTgatggaatatcttctttttcttttttgagtgAGAATGGTGTAAAAGTGGGGCTTCTGCGACTCTTTGTTGAATGTAATGTGTGGTTCCACCCTCCTTGGGACGCTCAGTTTTGCACATACAGAATTATCCTCTTTTCCCTGTGGTTAACTTCTAAGTCTGCATTGTTTGTTACATGAAGATACTCTGACGCATGTCAAGTTGATCACTATCGGTTAATCATCACTTCAAAAAGTTCAAGATTGAGTATAGAAGTGATAAACTATTAGCAACTCAGTGCGAAGCTTCTCTTGTATCTGTTACCGTATCTGCATGTCACATGTTATCAAGCTGTCAGAGTGATAATCTTAGTGATCTAGCTTATTTTAACTTTGTGCTTGATAGGTCTGGAGGCGGATCACACTGTGCATTTAGTTCGAGGTTCCGGCCCAGCTCCCTCTGCAAACCCTGCAAGTTCAACCAATGCTGGAGGTCCAAATACAGATCAGCATGCACCAAGAGATGCTGCTTCTAATGTAGACGGGCCATTTCCGGGATCAGGCCTTGGAGCTTCACTGTTTCCTGGTCTTGgaagtggtggtggtggtggtggtttgTTTGGAGCTGGACTTCCAGATTTTGAGCAGGTCCAGCAGCAGTTGACTCAAAACCCCAACATGATGAGAGATATGTTGAATATGCCTCTTGTCCAGAATTTAATGAATAACCCTGAAACCATTCGCAACTTGATCATGAATAATCCCCAAATGCGAGAGATCATGGAGCGTAATCCCGAGCTTTCTCACGTACTCAATGATCCTGTGACTCTTCGACAGACAATGGAGGCTGCACGAAACCCTGAACTTATGCGTGAGATGATGCGCAATACTGACAGGGCCATGAGCAATATTGAATCTTCTCCTGAGGGATTTAACATGCTGAGGCGTATGTATGAAAATGTCCAAGAGCCACTCCTAAATGCAACAACATTGTCTGGAGATACGAGAAATGATGTGGGGTCTAACCCGTTTGCAGCTCTTTTGGGAGCACAAGGTGGTGGGCAAGGCAGACATCAGTCAAATAATCCTCCAACTTCCGGTTCTGAGACAACTGATAATCCGCCTGCTCCTAATACTAATCCACTTCCTAATCCTTGGGCATCTGCAGGCAGTTAGTTTTTACCATCTCTTGTTCTTTAATTGTTTTGATTAGCTAGAGTTCACCTGTTTACCTTTTTTTTAACAAGAAATTGAAATGGTAATAATTGTAGTAATAAAACAGCATAAAGGTAGTGCTGAGATTTTGAGCAAAAAAAACAACAGTATAGGCCTCCTCTTATCTTAGAGGGACTATGAATTCTAGATAAAGTTTCTGCCTCATTTGGATATTCCTTTTTGCACCAAAAGTGAAGTAACATGAGATAAAATCTAACTTGATCCTGTGCACTGATTTTTGTTTCTCTTCAATGCCTCTTGAAATAGTTAAACTGTTGACTTAATCTCTTGTTTTGTTGACCTTGAGGTTCTCCTGCAATTAGTAGCCAACTTAATCTCTTTCTCTTGTGCTTCTGGAGATATTTTCATGCATCTTTGCTGCTAAGTTTTGGCAATGAAATCCTACTTGTGCAATTTGTGTTTAGAACTTGTGCTCTCATATCCCTATCATGTAACAAAATTTAATGGTCATCAAAGCACTATAAATTTCTAATCAAAATGTGCTTACTGTAAAAGAAATTTTTATTCGTTTTACTTTTCGCCCATTGAAATATTTCACAGTTTCTTGTAAGCTTCTTAGTATTGATTTAAAGCATTTTAATCCTTCATgtcaaagacaaaattatgttGTACTCGTAGGAT comes from the Nicotiana tabacum cultivar K326 chromosome 14, ASM71507v2, whole genome shotgun sequence genome and includes:
- the LOC107824795 gene encoding ubiquitin domain-containing protein DSK2b isoform X2 encodes the protein MSMVGGDSNKENSTGAGEGVTINVRCSSGSKFSVKVNLDSTVGSFKSILVQHANIPAENQRLIYKGRILKDEQTLESYGLEADHTVHLVRGSGPAPSANPASSTNAGGPNTDQHAPRDAASNVDGPFPGSGLGASLFPGLGSGGGGGGLFGAGLPDFEQVQQQLTQNPNMMRDMLNMPLVQNLMNNPETIRNLIMNNPQMREIMERNPELSHVLNDPVTLRQTMEAARNPELMREMMRNTDRAMSNIESSPEGFNMLRRMYENVQEPLLNATTLSGDTRNDVGSNPFAALLGAQGGGQGRHQSNNPPTSGSETTDNPPAPNTNPLPNPWASAAGAAQANTTARSNTAADTRAAPLGGLGGLASPGLEQMLSGMPDTTSLNQMMQNPEISQMMQSLLSNPQYMNQVLGLNPQLRGMLDSNSHLREMMQNPEFIRQLTSPETMQQLMTFQHGLLSQAWRQQTNQQLGQNAGGAAVDNGMEMLMNMFGGLEAGVLGVPNRSNVPPEELYATQLTQLQEMGFFDTQENIRALIATAGNVHAAVERLIGNSGQ
- the LOC107824795 gene encoding ubiquitin domain-containing protein DSK2b isoform X1, yielding MSMVGGDSNKENSTGAGEGVTINVRCSSGSKFSVKVNLDSTVGSFKSILVQHANIPAENQRLIYKGRILKDEQTLESYGLEADHTVHLVRGSGPAPSANPASSTNAGGPNTDQHAPRDAASNVDGPFPGSGLGASLFPGLGSGGGGGGLFGAGLPDFEQVQQQLTQNPNMMRDMLNMPLVQNLMNNPETIRNLIMNNPQMREIMERNPELSHVLNDPVTLRQTMEAARNPELMREMMRNTDRAMSNIESSPEGFNMLRRMYENVQEPLLNATTLSGDTRNDVGSNPFAALLGAQGGGQGRHQSNNPPTSGSETTDNPPAPNTNPLPNPWASAGTGAAQANTTARSNTAADTRAAPLGGLGGLASPGLEQMLSGMPDTTSLNQMMQNPEISQMMQSLLSNPQYMNQVLGLNPQLRGMLDSNSHLREMMQNPEFIRQLTSPETMQQLMTFQHGLLSQAWRQQTNQQLGQNAGGAAVDNGMEMLMNMFGGLEAGVLGVPNRSNVPPEELYATQLTQLQEMGFFDTQENIRALIATAGNVHAAVERLIGNSGQ
- the LOC107824795 gene encoding ubiquitin domain-containing protein DSK2b isoform X3, with the protein product MSMVGGDSNKENSTGAGEGVTINVRCSSGSKFSVKVNLDSTVGSFKSILVQHANIPAENQRLIYKGRILKDEQTLESYGLEADHTVHLVRGSGPAPSANPASSTNAGGPNTDQHAPRDAASNVDGPFPGSGLGASLFPGLGSGGGGGGLFGAGLPDFEQVQQQLTQNPNMMRDMLNMPLVQNLMNNPETIRNLIMNNPQMREIMERNPELSHVLNDPVTLRQTMEAARNPELMREMMRNTDRAMSNIESSPEGFNMLRRMYENVQEPLLNATTLSGDTRNDVGSNPFAALLGAQGGGQGRHQSNNPPTSGSETTDNPPAPNTNPLPNPWASAGTGAAQANTTARSNTAADTRAAPLGGLGGLASPGLEQMLSGMPDTTSLNQMMQNPEISQMMQSLLSNPQYMNQVLGLNPQLRGMLDSNSHLREMMQNPEFIRQLTSPETMQQLMTFQHGLLSQAWRQQTNQQLGQNAGGAVDNGMEMLMNMFGGLEAGVLGVPNRSNVPPEELYATQLTQLQEMGFFDTQENIRALIATAGNVHAAVERLIGNSGQ